The Rhododendron vialii isolate Sample 1 chromosome 6a, ASM3025357v1 genome includes a window with the following:
- the LOC131330630 gene encoding cysteine-rich repeat secretory protein 38-like, with product MSSSRLLSPLYLLSFSLLLQLALATNPLYHFCSSSENFTPNSPYETNLNKLMTYLYSKTPITGFGSGSLGLSQNQAYGLALCRGDVKTTDCLACVAEAGTEIRKRCQLNKGAVIWYDYCMLKYSNLDFIGKIDNQNKFSLLNVRNVSDPLYFNEKVKELLGKLAEEAYGSSKMFATGEMEIKESRKLYGLVQCTRDLSSADCKKCIDGAIGKLPRCCDGKEGGRVVGGSCNVRYEIYPFVNA from the coding sequence ATGTCTTCCTCAaggcttctctctcctctctacctgctctccttttctctcctcctccaactCGCCCTCGCAACCAACCCCCTCTATCATTTCTGCTCAAGCTCCGAAAATTTCACTCCCAACAGCCCTTATGAAACGAACTTGAACAAGCTCATGACTTACCTCTATTCCAAAACCCCGATAACCGGGTTCGGTTCTGGCTCGCTGGGCCTGAGCCAAAACCAGGCCTACGGCCTCGCTCTCTGTCGAGGTGACGTCAAAACGACTGACTGTCTAGCCTGTGTTGCCGAGGCAGGTACGGAGATACGAAAACGTTGCCAGTTAAATAAAGGAGCAGTCATTTGGTATGATTACTGTATGTTGAAATACTCTAACCTTGACTTTATCGggaaaatcgataaccaaaacaAATTTTCCTTGTTGAATGTGCGAAATGTGAGTGATCCTTTATATTTCAATGAAAAGGTCAAAGAGTTATTGGGTAAGCTGGCGGAAGAAGCTTATGGTAGCTCAAAAATGTTTGCTACCGGAGAGATGGAGATAAAGGAATCAAGGAAGCTTTATGGGTTAGTTCAATGTACCAGAGATCTTTCTAGTGCTGATTGTAAGAAGTGTATCGATGGGGCTATTGGTAAGCTTCCGAGGTGTTGTGATGGGAAAGAAGGAGGGAGAGTTGTGGGTGGAAGTTGTAACGTGCGTTATGAGATTTACCCTTTCGTCAACGCCTAG